The following nucleotide sequence is from Streptomyces bathyalis.
CCTGGGCAGCTGGCAGGTCGCCGACACGCTCCTCAAGGGCGACAACTCCCAGGGACAGGGAACGGGCGCGACACAGGGCAACGACGAGTCCGGCGCCTCAGGCAAGTCCGTGAAAATCGTCGACGCCAAGGACTTCGACCCGCCGCCCGGCGGCAACGGCAGCGAGAACCCCGCGAAGGTCCCCGACGCCTACGACGGCGCCCCGAATACGTACTGGCTGACGCAGAAGTACTACGGCCGCCCCGACTTCGGAAACCTCAAGCCGGGCACCGGGATCGTGCTCGACCTCGGCAAGCCGCAGCAGGTGAGCTCGGTCAAGGTCGACTTCATGGGCGCCACCGAGGCCCACTTCCTCGCCGCACCCAGGGGAACCACTTCGATGCCGGCCTCGCTCGCGGGATTCAGCAAGGTCAGCAGCGGCACGGGTGAGCATCTGAACCTCAAGGCGAAGAAACCCATCAGGACTCAATACGTATTGGTATGGCTCACCAAGCTCCCGCTCTCGGACGACGGCAACTACCGTGGCCGGATCACTGAGATCCAGGTATCGAGCTGATCCCTCGGCACTGACGCACGGCACGGCCGGCGGGCGAGGATGACGGGAGGCGTCCGACGGTGAGCGACGACAGCGGGGGCAAGGGAATGCGCCGCCGCCCCAGACATGGCCGCGGCGGAGCCGGCGCGGGCGAGAGACAGGCACGGCCGCCCGTCCCCGCCCAGGATCGCGGCCCTGACGCACCGGACGACAAGACGCTCCTCGCGCGGCACGTCGACGGCGACCCCGAAGCCTTCGGCGAGCTCGTACGACGCCACCGCGACCGGCTCTGGGCGGTGGCGATACGCACCCTCGGCGACCGGGAAGAGGCCGCCGACGCTGTGCAGGACGCTCTGATCTCCGCGTACCGGGCCGCACACACCTTCCGCGGGCAGTCCGCCGTCACGACCTGGCTGCATCGCATCACCGTCAACGCCTGCCTCGACCGCGCACGCAAGGCCGCCTCGCGCCGCACTCAGCTCACGGACGACACCGAGCGCCTGGATCTGCTCCTCGAACCGCACGAGTCCGCGGCACTGCCCGCCGAGCGCCAAGACCTCAACCGGCAACTCGTGGACGCGCTCTCCCAACTCCCCGCGGAACAACGGGCGGCCCTCGTTCTCGTGGACATGCAGGGGTACCCGGTCGCCGAGGCCGCCGAAGTTCTGGGAATCGCCGTCGGCACCGTGAAGAGCCGCTGCGCCCGTGGACGGGCCCGACTGCTGCCCCTCGTCACCCATCTACGTCCGGAAGGCGTGGAGCGGGAGAAGCCACAGCGAGAGGGGAGAAGGAACCGGACCCGCGAGCCATCCGTCCCACCCTCGGAAGGCATCACGCAACGCCCCGGAGCCGTGAAGGGAGGAGGAGAGCACGCATGACACCCACCCCTTTCACGCCCGGCGCGCGCAACATCGACGGCCATCCGGACGTCGCCGAGATTTCCGCCCTCGATGAGGATCTGCTGCCCCGGGACCGGTCGTCCGAGCTTCGGGCTCATCTGGCCGGCTGCCGCCTCTGTGCGGATGTACTGACCTCGCTGGAGGAGATCCGCGACTCGCTCGGCACGCTGCCGGATGCGTCCTCCATGCCCGAGGACATCGCGGGCCGCATCGACGCGGCGCTCGCCGCAGAGGCAACGCTGGGCTCACCGCGCGGCGACGGAGCCGTTGTTTCACGTGAAACCGACGCGACCTCCGACCGGAGCGCTGCCTACGCGAAGCCCGGACGGGAAGCAGCGGCGCACAGGCATTCCGCGGCCGCTGTTTCACGTGAAACAAGCGCCTCGCGCCGTCCCGCCGACCGTCCGGCAGGACGACCCTCTGGCGGAGGCACCGGTCCCGGGCGTCACCGTCCGGCCCGCCGCGTACGCCGGTGGCGGTCAGCGATTCTCGCGGGTGCGGGCGCGGTCGTCGCTCTTGGGCTCGGCAGTGTCGTCCTGCAGTCCATGAACGACTCGGCGCCTCCCACCGCAGGATCGGGCTCCGATGCGAGTGAGCGCACGCAGGCCGGCAGCGCGCTCGAAAAGCAGGTCCACGGTCTACTCGCGAAGCATGCGGCCCGGGAGTCCTCGCAAGGGAACGGCGATGGCCCGTCGCGGGACTTCAAGACGCAGGAGAGCCAGGGGAACACTCCGCTCGCGGGAGGTGCAGCATCCATGCCGTCCTGTGTGCGCGCGGGCATCGGCCGCTCAGGTACGCCACTCGCCGTCGATCAGCACGCCTCGTACAAGGGAGAGACCGCCTACCTCGTCGTCCTCCCGAACCAGGACGACGCCCAGCGCGTCGACGCCTACGTCGTCGACCCGTCCTGTGTACGAGACGAGGGCACCGGACCGGGAGAGGTGCTCACCAGGCACACCTACGACCGCCCCTGACACGCTTCGCCCGGAGGCCTGACAGCCGGCACGGCGGGAATGTCTGCCCCCTAGGATCCGTTGGGTGGGGTGAGAACCTCACAGACCGGAAAGCAGTCGGCAGACAAGGAAGACTCCCGTGAGCGACGTCCGTAACGTGATCATCATCGGCTCAGGGCCCGCCGGCTACACCGCCGCGCTCTACACAGCGCGGGCATCACTGAAGCCGCTGGTCTTCGAGGGGTCCGTCACAGCGGGCGGTGCGCTGATGAACACCACCGAGGTCGAGAACTATCCGGGCTTCACGGACGGGATCATGGGCCCGGAGCTCATGGACCAGATGCGCGGCCAGGCGGAGCGCTTCGGGGCCGAGCTGATCCCGGACGACGTGACCGCCATCGACTTCTCCGGCCAGATCAAGACCGTCACCGACTCGGCGGGCACGGTGCACCGCGCCCGGACCGTGATCGTCTCCACCGGTTCCGCCTATCGCTCGCTGGGGCTGCCCCGCGAGGAGGAGCTGTCCGGTCGTGGCGTCTCCTACTGCGCCACGTGTGACGGCTTCTTCTTCCGCAATCAGAACATCGCCGTCGTGGGCGGCGGAGACACGGCCATGGAAGAGGCGACGTTCCTCTCCCGCTTCGCCGACTCCGTCACCGTCATCCACCGGCGCGACGCGCTCCGCGCCTCCAAGGCGATGCAGGAGCGCGCCTTCGCCGACCCGAAGATCACCTTCGCCTGGGACAGCGCGGTCGAGACGATCCACGAGAAGGACGGCAAGCTGGCCGGCCTGACGCTCCGGAACACCAAGACCGGTGCCACGTCCGAACTCCCGGTGACGGGGCTCTTCGTCGCGATCGGCCACGACCCCCGCGTCGAGCTGTTCAAGGACGTGCTCACTCTGGACGACGAGGGCTACGTGCAGGTCGACTCCCCCTCGACCCGTACCAACGTGCCGGGCGTCTTCGCCGCGGGCGACGTCGTGGACCACACGTACCGGCAGGCAGTCACTGCGGCCGGCACCGGGTGCTCCGCCGCCCTGGACGCCGAGCGATACCTCGCCGCCCAGCTCGACGGCGCCCACAGCGACCACGTCGCCGAGCCCGAGAAGGCCGAAGAGGCCCAGGAGGCCGCGGAGGCAGAGGCCGCGGCGCTCTGACGGACTTCCAGGGGACCCACACAGACATCAACGCAACACACGCACCATCACGAGAAACGAGGAGAACCACAATGGCCGGTGCCACCGTGACCGCGACCGATGCCGACTTCGAAGAGGTCGTGCTCAAGAGCGACAAGCCTGTGCTCGTCGACTTCTGGGCCGCCTGGTGCGGTCCGTGCCGTCAGATCGCCCCTTCCCTGGAGGCCATCGCGGAAGAGAACAGCGACAAGCTCACCGTCGTGAAGCTCAACATCGATGAGAACCCGGCTGTCGCCGCCAAGTACGGGATCATGTCCATCCCGACGATGAACGTCTACAAGGGCGGCGAGGTCGTGAAGACCATCGTCGGCGCGAAGCCGCGTGCGGCGATCGAGAAGGACCTCGCCGAGTTCATCGGCTGAGCGAGGGCGGCGGATTCCGCCGCGCCAGACAGAACCACGGGACGGCCCGGCGTACGAACGCCGGGCCGTTTCACGTGAAACCGAGCGCGAGTCATCCACGGGGGAGGGCACGCCCCCTCCCGCGCCCCCATGCCAAAGCGATGCGGCGTTCACGGG
It contains:
- the sigM gene encoding RNA polymerase sigma factor SigM, coding for MSDDSGGKGMRRRPRHGRGGAGAGERQARPPVPAQDRGPDAPDDKTLLARHVDGDPEAFGELVRRHRDRLWAVAIRTLGDREEAADAVQDALISAYRAAHTFRGQSAVTTWLHRITVNACLDRARKAASRRTQLTDDTERLDLLLEPHESAALPAERQDLNRQLVDALSQLPAEQRAALVLVDMQGYPVAEAAEVLGIAVGTVKSRCARGRARLLPLVTHLRPEGVEREKPQREGRRNRTREPSVPPSEGITQRPGAVKGGGEHA
- the trxB gene encoding thioredoxin-disulfide reductase; translated protein: MSDVRNVIIIGSGPAGYTAALYTARASLKPLVFEGSVTAGGALMNTTEVENYPGFTDGIMGPELMDQMRGQAERFGAELIPDDVTAIDFSGQIKTVTDSAGTVHRARTVIVSTGSAYRSLGLPREEELSGRGVSYCATCDGFFFRNQNIAVVGGGDTAMEEATFLSRFADSVTVIHRRDALRASKAMQERAFADPKITFAWDSAVETIHEKDGKLAGLTLRNTKTGATSELPVTGLFVAIGHDPRVELFKDVLTLDDEGYVQVDSPSTRTNVPGVFAAGDVVDHTYRQAVTAAGTGCSAALDAERYLAAQLDGAHSDHVAEPEKAEEAQEAAEAEAAAL
- the trxA gene encoding thioredoxin — protein: MAGATVTATDADFEEVVLKSDKPVLVDFWAAWCGPCRQIAPSLEAIAEENSDKLTVVKLNIDENPAVAAKYGIMSIPTMNVYKGGEVVKTIVGAKPRAAIEKDLAEFIG